A window of Palaemon carinicauda isolate YSFRI2023 chromosome 27, ASM3689809v2, whole genome shotgun sequence contains these coding sequences:
- the LOC137620999 gene encoding uncharacterized protein — MCAVFGRHWCLSYSRPPDVCLIAANRSNIPTHGYKTLTLFFGRAKYHWKLLIHDVTLPLIRVDFLTHFHHLVDVAHRPLVNAGSYASTPQKYSPSDLTLHISASSDAYAHLLTLYPEVFRPELRQTHTVPSKHGIYHHTKMRVFARFRHLALDHLAAAEQTLAEMEEIGLYQKASSLWSSPFHIILKKDGSLCHCEDYRCLKMRTETNYYQLPNIKNISYLHKEKVFSTLYLLKEYYQVPMKPEDINKTAITSPYSKYTFNYSCFAFVMLGTFFNTLWIESQGTSRSAYVTWTTYLCSLLPKRNTSITYASYLTAYNRMALNSDMISVHLAPTKYHS, encoded by the coding sequence atgTGTGCAGTTTTTGGCAGGCACTGGTGCTTGTCGTATTCTAGGCCTCCTGATGTCTGCCTGATAGCTGCCAACAGATCAAATATCCCCACCCATGGGTACAAGACGCTCACACTATTTTTTGGGAgggccaaataccattggaaactCCTCATTCACGACGTAACATTGCCATTAATCAGGGtggatttcctcacccatttccaccacctggttgatgtggcacatcgacCTTTAGTCAATGCAGGCTCTTATGCATCGACACCTCAAAAATACAGCCCTTCTGACCTCACACTACACATCAGTGCATCCTCagacgcctacgcccacctcctcacattataTCCAGAAGTCTTccgcccagaacttcgccaaacgcataCGGTTCCCTCCAAgcacggcatttatcaccataCTAAAATGagggtgtttgccagattcaggcatttggcactggatcatttggcagctgctgAACAAACAttagccgaaatggaagaaataggcctttaccaaaaggcctcaagcctgtGGTCATCACCCTTCCATATCATCCttaagaaggatggctccctgtgtCATTGTGAGGATTATAGGTGTCTGAAAATGCGGACAGAAACGAATTATTACCAGCTCCCCAACATCAAAAAcatctcctacttgcacaaagagaaggtgttctccactctctacctcctgaaggagtattatcaggtgcccatgaaaccagaagacatcaaTAAGACAGCCATCACCTCCCCCTACAGtaaatacacattcaattactcctgttttgcctttgtaatgctggggacaTTTTTCAACACCCTATGGATAGAATCTCAGGGGACTTCCCGTTCTgcatatgttacatggacgacatacttgtgttctcttcttccaaagaggaacacctccatcacctatgcatcgTACTTAACAGCATACAACAGAATGGCTTTGAATTCTGATATGATaagtgtacatttggcgccaacaaagtatcattcttag